TCGCTACCGCTCCAGCCGGCGATCGGTGCCGCGCGGTCCGAGCCGCTCAGCACCGGCGTGCACCGAGGGCTCCCAATCGAAGACTACGGCGTCCTCGCCGCCGATGACGACCTCGTCGCCGGCCTCGGCGCCGGCCTTGACCAATTCCTCCTCAACGCCCAGGCGGGCCAGCCGGTCGGCCAGATAGCCGACGGCTTCGTCGTTGGTGAAATCGGTCTGCCGGACCCAACGCTCCGGCTTCGCGCCACGCACCCGGTAGAACTCGCCGTCGTGGCTGTGCTCTTTGGTGATGGTGAAACCGTCGTCGTCCACCGGGGTGGGCCGCAACACGATCCTGGTGGGCTCAACCTCCGGGGCGGCCGCACGCGCGGCGCTGACGACGCGGGCCATCTCGAAGGTGAGCTGACGTAGACCGTCCCGCGCGACCGCCGAGACACTGAACGCCGGCCAGCCGCGGGCTTCCACGTCGGCCCGGACGAACTCAGCGAGCTCACGAGCCTCCGGAACGTCGATCTTGTTGAGGATCACCAGCCGCGGCCGGTCGGAGAGCCCGCCATAGCGCTCCAGCTCCGCCTCGATCACGTCGATGTCAGTCATCGGATCACGACCTGGCTCGAGGGTGGCGCAATCCACCACATGGGCCAGCGCGGCGCACCGCTCGACGTGCCGCAGGAACGTGTGCCCAAGGCCACGGCCTTCGCTGGCGCCTTCGATCAGACCGGGCACATCGGCGACGGTGAAGCGCACCTCGCCGGCCTCGACCACGCCGAGATTGGGCACCAGCGTGGTGAACGGATAGTCCGCGATCTTGGGGCGAGCCGAGGAAATGGCCGCGATCAGACTGGACTTTCCCGCGCTGGGGAAGCCGACCAGACCGATGTCGGCGATGCTCTTCAGTTCGAGGACGACGTCGAGCGCTTCGCCGGGCTCCCCCAGCAGCGCGAACCCAGGTGCCTTGCGACGAGTGCTGGCCAGCGCGGCGTTGCCGAGGCCGCCGCGTCCGCCGCGAGCCGCGACGAGCTTGGTTCCGGCACCGACCAGGTCGGCCAGTACCTCGCCGTCACGGGTGGCCACAACTGTGCCGTCAGGCACTTTGAGCAGGATGTCGGCCCCGTCGGCTCCGTTGCGATGGCTGCCTTCACCTGGGGTTCCATTGCCCGCGCGCCGGTGTGGAGAGCGGTGATAGTCGAGCAGCGTGGTGGTGTTGGGATCGACGACCAGAATGACGTCTCCTCCGCGGCCACCGTTGCCGCCGTCGGGTCCACCGAGCGGCTTGAACTTCTCCCGGTGCACGGACGCACAGCCGTGACCACCGTTACCGGCGGTCAGGTGCAGTACTACGCGATCGACGAACGACGGTATCGCCACGTTCCATCCCTCCTTCCACTTCTCCCCGGCCGACCCGTTCGATGATCAGCTGAGTCTTCGGCCCACGTCTTGCAACCAGTACCGGGACCGCATTGTTTCCGTTGACCCGCGTTTCACGCCGTTCCGGCTTCCGCGCGACGGACGGCCGGTGGGTGAAACGACGAAAAAGCGGGCCGGTCGTTGTGACCGGCCCGCTTTCGCCACTATGTGAGGACTCTCGCGTCGAAGCGGGGGGTCACTCCCCCGCCGGGACGATGTTGACAACTTTGCGGCCACGCTTGCGGCCGAATTCGACGGAGCCCGCGGACGTGGCGAACAAAGTGTCGTCCTTGCCGCGTCCGACGTTCTCACCTGGGTGGAAGTGGGTACCACGCTGCCGGACGATGATCTCGCCGGCATTGACCACCTGGCCGCCGAACCGCTTCACGCCGAGCCGCTGTGCATTGGAGTCGCGCCCGTTCTTGCTGGACGAGGCGCCTTTCTTGTGAGCCATCGTGTCCTACTTCGTCTCGATGCCGGTCACTTTGACCTGCGTGTACTTCTGCCGGTGCCCTTGGCGCCGACGGTACCCGGTCTTGTTCTTGTAGCGAAGGATGTGGATCTTCGGACCCTTGACCTCGTCGACCACCTCAGCAGTCACCGAGACCTTCGCGAGCTTCGTGGCGTCGCTGGTCACGGTCTCGCCGTCAACCACGAGAACGGCGGGCAGGGTGACGGTCGAGCCGACCTCGCTGTGGAGCCGGTCGACGTCGATGACGTCACCGACGGAAACCTTCTTCTGGTTGCCGCCGCTACGGACGATCGCGTACACCGCGGACTCACTCTCTACTATCGGGCCTGATGGGCTCGCTCGGCTTGGGCACGCGCACACCGCTTCGAAAAGCGGGCA
This genomic stretch from Phytoactinopolyspora mesophila harbors:
- the obgE gene encoding GTPase ObgE; the protein is MPSFVDRVVLHLTAGNGGHGCASVHREKFKPLGGPDGGNGGRGGDVILVVDPNTTTLLDYHRSPHRRAGNGTPGEGSHRNGADGADILLKVPDGTVVATRDGEVLADLVGAGTKLVAARGGRGGLGNAALASTRRKAPGFALLGEPGEALDVVLELKSIADIGLVGFPSAGKSSLIAAISSARPKIADYPFTTLVPNLGVVEAGEVRFTVADVPGLIEGASEGRGLGHTFLRHVERCAALAHVVDCATLEPGRDPMTDIDVIEAELERYGGLSDRPRLVILNKIDVPEARELAEFVRADVEARGWPAFSVSAVARDGLRQLTFEMARVVSAARAAAPEVEPTRIVLRPTPVDDDGFTITKEHSHDGEFYRVRGAKPERWVRQTDFTNDEAVGYLADRLARLGVEEELVKAGAEAGDEVVIGGEDAVVFDWEPSVHAGAERLGPRGTDRRLER
- the rplU gene encoding 50S ribosomal protein L21, which translates into the protein MYAIVRSGGNQKKVSVGDVIDVDRLHSEVGSTVTLPAVLVVDGETVTSDATKLAKVSVTAEVVDEVKGPKIHILRYKNKTGYRRRQGHRQKYTQVKVTGIETK
- the rpmA gene encoding 50S ribosomal protein L27; the encoded protein is MAHKKGASSSKNGRDSNAQRLGVKRFGGQVVNAGEIIVRQRGTHFHPGENVGRGKDDTLFATSAGSVEFGRKRGRKVVNIVPAGE